The Alkalihalobacillus sp. TS-13 genomic interval CGGTATTGTGGGAGCAACTTCAAAAACCAATTTATCTTTTCCGACAGTGATGTGGGGACCGACCACCGGAGTGACTTCTAATATGATGACAAAATGAAATTCGCGAAATTCATTGATCCGATTTACTTTCTTAACTTCAATCTGGTATGGGTAAACGATCGGGTCCTTTTTCAAATAAAATGAATAGTGATCCGAAATAGCTTGATCAATGTGCGGTCCTAGAAACAACATGATCATATCCTGATACTGCAGCTCTGTTGAATCTTCTTCAGGAAATTCGACGGTATTTTTTGCATAAGAAGGTGTAATAAAAGACATTACAAGGAACAACATGAACACCACAAAAAATTTTTTCTTCATTTCGAACGAAAACCTTTCTGAACAGGGATGTTTTTAGGTTGCCTAATTCTCTCTCAATTATTTGTGTGGTTAACCAAGTTGACAATACAAAAAAGGGGGCGTTCTGGAAACGCGCCTCCTAATTGAAGTTACTTGAATTTTTTATGATGGAACACCGGTGCAATCTTATCGATTCTGTTCGTCCATATTCCGCCGCTATAGCCTTCGGGTAACCGCTCCAAATCCTCCACTGTATCAAAGCCTTCCGACCAACTTCCATCACCAGCGACCACAATGACTCGAGTATCGACTGCTTCAAGCCGGTTTAAGAACTTATCTGGCCATCCCCATAACCATGGTGCGATTTTTTCTGGAATATGAACCTGAGTTTGGTGACACGCCTTTGGAACATGTCCTGTCCACCCCACAGCGATATAAGGAATCAGACAACTCTTCAATGTAGTTTTTGACATGACCCTGGTGTCAGGAAGTTGATCCTTGAGTGCTGCAATCGGTTCATCCCCTCCATATACCGTGATCTGACTCTGTTGATTCTCTGAAAGATTTGAGAGATGTTGTGCCAGTTGAACTCCTTCTTCTGGATCGTTGCTCTTAATATGAATTAAAAACGACTCATCGGGAAAATGCGAAAGGACCTCACTCAAAGATGGCATCAAGCCGATTCCTTTACCCCGGAATGGATATGTCTTACCCTCATCTGCTGTATAACCATAACCAATATCAAACATTTTCAATTCGTCCATCGTATACTCTTTCGGCTCTCCTGTTGCATTCGTTCGACAATCCAATGTCCAATCATGGAAAACCGCGAATTGGTCATCCTTTGTTGGCCTTATATCAAATTCCACCATATCTGCTCCGGCATCGAACGCTGCTTCCATGGATGGAATCGTATTTTCCAGGTAAGGATGATCCGGTTCATGAATCCGTTCGGCCGTACATGTATCACCTTTGATTCCTTCCATACTGAAGGTTTGACTGAGTCCCCGATGCGCTAAGAGAAGTGGATCACCATTTCGTTCTTTGGTAAAAAACGAGCTATTATTCAGGTACATGAAAATTGCCAATAAAACAATGATGATCCCACTCCACTTCAATATTTTCTTAAACTTCATTTATGTATCCCCCAACAAAAACACTTCACTGTTTCGATAATATTCCAATATGTTTATGCTGCCAGTTTCGTTCCTCAGCAATTTCATTTGAATCAAAGCTAGTAATGTAGGCTGCAGCTTACCAGCAAATTCAGATACACCGTACCGCCTTGAAGGCGCTTTGATCTTACCTTCGCATCCGTAGCACCAAAAGTATTATATCTTGATCTTGTTGCAATTGAGTTTAATCCATTCAAGATAATAGTTCAATAACCCCTGGGTTAAGAAATCGAATGAATCGGGTGCTTTTTCAAATAACCGCTGTACATCACCAATACACTTCCATTGATGTCCTGAAGCTTCATCATTAGCAGTTAATTCCCCTTCTTCCACTTCACATCTGAAAATAAAACCTATTGAGTCTACAGGGCCTTGAATCGTCTGATAAACAAAAAATGGGGTTAACCCTTCAATTGTCGTACCATTATTAGAATAAACCTTTTGATTCGTCCCTTGTTTGATCTCCTTAATTTTCAATCCCGTTTCTTCGAATACCTCTCTATGCAGCGCATCTTCAATGGATTCATACTCTTCGATCCTTCCACCTGGTAATTCTAATGCTCTTGGCTGATTCGGTTTATCTCTCATTTGGACTAAGATTTCTATTTCCGATCCCCTTTTCCTTTCTATAATGGCTCGGGCATTCACATACACTACTTTTTCCCCCTTTGTAGGATGAAATGAATTTATCGACCTATTCCTTTAATATACGTTTCAAGGATCGCATTCAAAGATTCGGTGAGATCGACTTCAAGATTGAATCCTCCTCTTTTCTCTAAATCGACCAACCCATGAAGGAGGCTTCTGATTCCTCTGATGATGTGGATCATCTCTTTTTCATTCAATGCGTAAATGGTCAACGCTTCTTTCGTTAAATTAACAATTGATTCACCATAGAAGCGGACATTCTCAGCGGTTGGGTCAGGCGCCGATAACGACGCTTCATAAAACCCTGGATAACGATGAGCGAATGTTACATAGGCTTTTCCGATCTCCCTGATCTTTTCC includes:
- a CDS encoding glycerophosphodiester phosphodiesterase family protein; the protein is MKFKKILKWSGIIIVLLAIFMYLNNSSFFTKERNGDPLLLAHRGLSQTFSMEGIKGDTCTAERIHEPDHPYLENTIPSMEAAFDAGADMVEFDIRPTKDDQFAVFHDWTLDCRTNATGEPKEYTMDELKMFDIGYGYTADEGKTYPFRGKGIGLMPSLSEVLSHFPDESFLIHIKSNDPEEGVQLAQHLSNLSENQQSQITVYGGDEPIAALKDQLPDTRVMSKTTLKSCLIPYIAVGWTGHVPKACHQTQVHIPEKIAPWLWGWPDKFLNRLEAVDTRVIVVAGDGSWSEGFDTVEDLERLPEGYSGGIWTNRIDKIAPVFHHKKFK
- a CDS encoding NUDIX hydrolase, translating into MYVNARAIIERKRGSEIEILVQMRDKPNQPRALELPGGRIEEYESIEDALHREVFEETGLKIKEIKQGTNQKVYSNNGTTIEGLTPFFVYQTIQGPVDSIGFIFRCEVEEGELTANDEASGHQWKCIGDVQRLFEKAPDSFDFLTQGLLNYYLEWIKLNCNKIKI
- a CDS encoding TetR/AcrR family transcriptional regulator, translating into MPTRSRLNQDIITEKALEIADLEGMDFVTMANIARELSIKPPSLYNHFKSLEDIKQAMAVQALKLFNEHLYKAAENKENGQEKIREIGKAYVTFAHRYPGFYEASLSAPDPTAENVRFYGESIVNLTKEALTIYALNEKEMIHIIRGIRSLLHGLVDLEKRGGFNLEVDLTESLNAILETYIKGIGR
- a CDS encoding DUF3888 domain-containing protein, giving the protein MLFLVMSFITPSYAKNTVEFPEEDSTELQYQDMIMLFLGPHIDQAISDHYSFYLKKDPIVYPYQIEVKKVNRINEFREFHFVIILEVTPVVGPHITVGKDKLVFEVAPTIPKKVKLLKFEHLETHELPPVWMHLLRKKPSL